One window from the genome of Ananas comosus cultivar F153 linkage group 13, ASM154086v1, whole genome shotgun sequence encodes:
- the LOC109719579 gene encoding G2/mitotic-specific cyclin S13-7-like isoform X2: protein MASRHHIAISQQQRGGVAPVNKQKAAAGADGKNRRALEDIGNLANLRINEGDLFLKNCQHYMQKQVAVPTDRIAGKGSTKATAAPVAGVAGKGAAKAPKSAAVKPEPENVIEISTDSDESATQVSASSVSFRGGKPSRKEVHTLTSVLTARSKIACGVIERPKELALNIDASDADDQLAVVDYVEDIYIFYKHAENSNRPRDYIHWQAEISMKMRSILADWIIEVHHRFELMPETLYLTFCIIDRYLSIETVTKGELQLVGVSAMLIACKYEEIWAPEVNDFICISDRAYTREQILGMEKGILNKLEWNLTVPTCYVFLVRFLKASACDKEMEHMVFFFAELGLMQYSMIMYCPSMVAASAVYAARCTLRKSPLWTETLKHHTGFSEQQLLDAAQILVKFHSVAHESKLRVVYKKYSNEELGAVALHPPATRLIEDLLKASKK from the exons GTGGGGTCGCGCCTGTCAACAAGCAAaaggcggcggccggagcagaTGGGAAGAACCGGCGGGCCCTTGAAGATATCGGCAATCTAGCCAATCTCAGAATCAATGAAGG CGATCTTTTTCTGAAGAACTGCCAGCATTATATGCAGAAACAAGTGGCTGTTCCTACTGACAGAATAGCAGGAAAGGGCAGTACAAAAGCTACAGCAGCTCCCGTCGCCGGAGTAGCAGGAAAGGGTGCTGCAAAAGCACCCAAGAGTGCTGCAGTTAAGCCCGAACCCGAGAATGTTATTGAGATCAGCACCGATTCAGATGAGAGCGCTACGCAAGTGTCTGCAAGTAGTGTCAGTTTTCGTGGTGGCAAACCATCAAGAAAGGAAGTTCACACTCTTACCTCAGTGCTTACGGCTCGAAGCAAG ATTGCTTGTGGAGTTATTGAGAGACCAAAAGAGCTGGCCCTGAATATTGATGCATCGGATGCCGATGATCAATTGGCCGTTGTTGATTATGTCGAAGATATATACATATTCTATAAGCATGCAGAG AACTCAAACCGACCGCGCGACTACATACACTGGCAAGCAGAGATCAGCATGAAGATGAGGTCCATCCTCGCTGACTGGATCATCGAAGTGCACCACAGATTCGAGCTGATGCCTGAGACCCTCTACCTAACATTCTGCATCATCGACCGCTACCTCTCAATTGAAACAGTCACCAAGGGAGAGTTGCAACTCGTGGGAGTTAGCGCCATGCTCATCGCTTGCAAGTATGAGGAAATCTGGGCTCCtgag GTTAATGACTTCATTTGCATTTCGGATAGGGCATACACCAGAGAGCAGATACTAGGAATGGAGAAAGGGATTCTGAACAAACTTGAGTGGAATTTAACGGTTCCGACTTGCTATGTTTTCCTCGTGAGGTTTCTCAAGGCTTCAGCGTGTGATAAAGAG ATGGAGCACATGGTTTTCTTCTTTGCTGAGCTGGGTTTGATGCAGTACTCAATGATCATGTATTGTCCATCCATGGTTGCTGCTTCTGCAGTATATGCGGCTCGCTGCACACTTAGGAAGAGTCCTCTTTGGACTGAAACACTGAAGCACCACACGGGCTTCTCAGAGCAGCAGCTGCT AGATGCTGCTCAAATTCTTGTGAAGTTTCATTCGGTAGCTCATGAGAGCAAACTGAGGGTTGTGTACAAGAAATACTCGAATGAAGAACTTGGAGCGGTCGCGCTGCATCCTCCCGCAACAAGGCTGATAGAGGATCTGTTGAAGGCTTCAAAGAAGTGA
- the LOC109719579 gene encoding G2/mitotic-specific cyclin S13-7-like isoform X1, with protein sequence MASRHHIAISQQQRGGVAPVNKQKAAAGADGKNRRALEDIGNLANLRINEGKPQPQINRPVTSDLFLKNCQHYMQKQVAVPTDRIAGKGSTKATAAPVAGVAGKGAAKAPKSAAVKPEPENVIEISTDSDESATQVSASSVSFRGGKPSRKEVHTLTSVLTARSKIACGVIERPKELALNIDASDADDQLAVVDYVEDIYIFYKHAENSNRPRDYIHWQAEISMKMRSILADWIIEVHHRFELMPETLYLTFCIIDRYLSIETVTKGELQLVGVSAMLIACKYEEIWAPEVNDFICISDRAYTREQILGMEKGILNKLEWNLTVPTCYVFLVRFLKASACDKEMEHMVFFFAELGLMQYSMIMYCPSMVAASAVYAARCTLRKSPLWTETLKHHTGFSEQQLLDAAQILVKFHSVAHESKLRVVYKKYSNEELGAVALHPPATRLIEDLLKASKK encoded by the exons GTGGGGTCGCGCCTGTCAACAAGCAAaaggcggcggccggagcagaTGGGAAGAACCGGCGGGCCCTTGAAGATATCGGCAATCTAGCCAATCTCAGAATCAATGAAGG CAAACCGCAGCCGCAGATCAACCGACCCGTAACTAG CGATCTTTTTCTGAAGAACTGCCAGCATTATATGCAGAAACAAGTGGCTGTTCCTACTGACAGAATAGCAGGAAAGGGCAGTACAAAAGCTACAGCAGCTCCCGTCGCCGGAGTAGCAGGAAAGGGTGCTGCAAAAGCACCCAAGAGTGCTGCAGTTAAGCCCGAACCCGAGAATGTTATTGAGATCAGCACCGATTCAGATGAGAGCGCTACGCAAGTGTCTGCAAGTAGTGTCAGTTTTCGTGGTGGCAAACCATCAAGAAAGGAAGTTCACACTCTTACCTCAGTGCTTACGGCTCGAAGCAAG ATTGCTTGTGGAGTTATTGAGAGACCAAAAGAGCTGGCCCTGAATATTGATGCATCGGATGCCGATGATCAATTGGCCGTTGTTGATTATGTCGAAGATATATACATATTCTATAAGCATGCAGAG AACTCAAACCGACCGCGCGACTACATACACTGGCAAGCAGAGATCAGCATGAAGATGAGGTCCATCCTCGCTGACTGGATCATCGAAGTGCACCACAGATTCGAGCTGATGCCTGAGACCCTCTACCTAACATTCTGCATCATCGACCGCTACCTCTCAATTGAAACAGTCACCAAGGGAGAGTTGCAACTCGTGGGAGTTAGCGCCATGCTCATCGCTTGCAAGTATGAGGAAATCTGGGCTCCtgag GTTAATGACTTCATTTGCATTTCGGATAGGGCATACACCAGAGAGCAGATACTAGGAATGGAGAAAGGGATTCTGAACAAACTTGAGTGGAATTTAACGGTTCCGACTTGCTATGTTTTCCTCGTGAGGTTTCTCAAGGCTTCAGCGTGTGATAAAGAG ATGGAGCACATGGTTTTCTTCTTTGCTGAGCTGGGTTTGATGCAGTACTCAATGATCATGTATTGTCCATCCATGGTTGCTGCTTCTGCAGTATATGCGGCTCGCTGCACACTTAGGAAGAGTCCTCTTTGGACTGAAACACTGAAGCACCACACGGGCTTCTCAGAGCAGCAGCTGCT AGATGCTGCTCAAATTCTTGTGAAGTTTCATTCGGTAGCTCATGAGAGCAAACTGAGGGTTGTGTACAAGAAATACTCGAATGAAGAACTTGGAGCGGTCGCGCTGCATCCTCCCGCAACAAGGCTGATAGAGGATCTGTTGAAGGCTTCAAAGAAGTGA
- the LOC109719579 gene encoding G2/mitotic-specific cyclin S13-7-like isoform X3 → MQKQVAVPTDRIAGKGSTKATAAPVAGVAGKGAAKAPKSAAVKPEPENVIEISTDSDESATQVSASSVSFRGGKPSRKEVHTLTSVLTARSKIACGVIERPKELALNIDASDADDQLAVVDYVEDIYIFYKHAENSNRPRDYIHWQAEISMKMRSILADWIIEVHHRFELMPETLYLTFCIIDRYLSIETVTKGELQLVGVSAMLIACKYEEIWAPEVNDFICISDRAYTREQILGMEKGILNKLEWNLTVPTCYVFLVRFLKASACDKEMEHMVFFFAELGLMQYSMIMYCPSMVAASAVYAARCTLRKSPLWTETLKHHTGFSEQQLLDAAQILVKFHSVAHESKLRVVYKKYSNEELGAVALHPPATRLIEDLLKASKK, encoded by the exons ATGCAGAAACAAGTGGCTGTTCCTACTGACAGAATAGCAGGAAAGGGCAGTACAAAAGCTACAGCAGCTCCCGTCGCCGGAGTAGCAGGAAAGGGTGCTGCAAAAGCACCCAAGAGTGCTGCAGTTAAGCCCGAACCCGAGAATGTTATTGAGATCAGCACCGATTCAGATGAGAGCGCTACGCAAGTGTCTGCAAGTAGTGTCAGTTTTCGTGGTGGCAAACCATCAAGAAAGGAAGTTCACACTCTTACCTCAGTGCTTACGGCTCGAAGCAAG ATTGCTTGTGGAGTTATTGAGAGACCAAAAGAGCTGGCCCTGAATATTGATGCATCGGATGCCGATGATCAATTGGCCGTTGTTGATTATGTCGAAGATATATACATATTCTATAAGCATGCAGAG AACTCAAACCGACCGCGCGACTACATACACTGGCAAGCAGAGATCAGCATGAAGATGAGGTCCATCCTCGCTGACTGGATCATCGAAGTGCACCACAGATTCGAGCTGATGCCTGAGACCCTCTACCTAACATTCTGCATCATCGACCGCTACCTCTCAATTGAAACAGTCACCAAGGGAGAGTTGCAACTCGTGGGAGTTAGCGCCATGCTCATCGCTTGCAAGTATGAGGAAATCTGGGCTCCtgag GTTAATGACTTCATTTGCATTTCGGATAGGGCATACACCAGAGAGCAGATACTAGGAATGGAGAAAGGGATTCTGAACAAACTTGAGTGGAATTTAACGGTTCCGACTTGCTATGTTTTCCTCGTGAGGTTTCTCAAGGCTTCAGCGTGTGATAAAGAG ATGGAGCACATGGTTTTCTTCTTTGCTGAGCTGGGTTTGATGCAGTACTCAATGATCATGTATTGTCCATCCATGGTTGCTGCTTCTGCAGTATATGCGGCTCGCTGCACACTTAGGAAGAGTCCTCTTTGGACTGAAACACTGAAGCACCACACGGGCTTCTCAGAGCAGCAGCTGCT AGATGCTGCTCAAATTCTTGTGAAGTTTCATTCGGTAGCTCATGAGAGCAAACTGAGGGTTGTGTACAAGAAATACTCGAATGAAGAACTTGGAGCGGTCGCGCTGCATCCTCCCGCAACAAGGCTGATAGAGGATCTGTTGAAGGCTTCAAAGAAGTGA
- the LOC109719705 gene encoding LOW QUALITY PROTEIN: F-box/kelch-repeat protein At5g26960-like (The sequence of the model RefSeq protein was modified relative to this genomic sequence to represent the inferred CDS: inserted 2 bases in 2 codons) — protein MPLAESCHSAGFSWLVKSCIPEPPPPHLPRPLTPPSSSSSSSSSRIPALPDDLLLPCLXRVPPSSLPSLPLSPPPSLSRSTPPPPPPPPPSPHARAVALGRFVYLIGRAASLRLDLLTGSLSPAPTLFPXQRFAAAAVAGKIYVAGGSPAPARRGVRRRRDAWRVVAEAHAAATAAYGRRPAGVFYVAGAPGAAAAVPGGGASRGVRAGEHVYVWRPPVELSPSGWRGWARPQGGWTRSSRRRPGRFRLGGALRFSCAAVGTDKVAALVHVAAVRGGAGAADATAAVADAADGAVLVYDIPSGGWTRGPDLPPGFRRAACVGVEY, from the exons ATGCCATTGGCCGAGAGCTGCCACTCCGCGGGCTTCTCCTGGCTCGTCAAGTCCTGCATCCCCGAACCCCCGCCACCACATCTCCCCCGACCCCTCAcacccccctcctcctcctcctcctcctc ATCCTCCCGAATCCCCGCCCTCCCCGACGACCTCCTCCTCCCCTGCC TCCGCGTGCCGCCCTCCTCCCTCCCCTCGCTCCCCCTC TCTCctcccccctccctctcccgctccacccctcctcctcctcctcctcctcctccttctccccaCGCCCGCGCCGTCGCCCTCGGCCGCTTCGTCTACCTCATCGGCCGCGCCGCCTCCCTCCGCCTCGACCTCCTCACCGGCTCCCTCTCCCCGGCGCCCACCCTCTTCC CCCAGCGTTTCGCGGCAGCCGCCGTCGCCGGAAAGATCTACGTCGCCGGCGgctcgcccgcgcccgcgcgtCGAGGAGTACGACGCCGCCGCGACGCCTGGCGCGTCGTCGCCGAGGCCCACGCCGCCGCTACGGCTGCGTACGGCCGCCGCCCTGCCGGCGTGTTCTACGTCGCCGGCGCCCCCGG agcggcggcggcggtcccCGGGGGCGGTGCGTCGCGGGGCGTGCGCGCCGGGGAGCACGTGTACGTGTGGCGACCACCGGTGGAGCTCTCTCCTTCTGGGTGGAGGGGGTGGGCGCGGCCGCAGGGGGGATGGACCCGCTCGAGCCGCCGCCGGCCGGGCCGCTTCCGGCTCGGTGGGGCGCTCCGGTTCAGCTGCGCCGCCGTTGGCACCGACAAGGTGGCGGCGCTCGTCCACGTCGCCGCCGTGagaggcggcgccggcgccgccgacgCCACCGCCGCCGTGGCGGACGCGGCGGATGGCGCCGTCCTCGTCTACGACATCCCGAGCGGCGGGTGGACCCGCGGGCCCGACCTACCCCCGGGGTTCCGCCGCGCTGCGTGCGTCGGCGTCGAGTACTAA